The following coding sequences lie in one Desmodus rotundus isolate HL8 chromosome 1, HLdesRot8A.1, whole genome shotgun sequence genomic window:
- the ACTL7B gene encoding actin-like protein 7B, producing the protein MATRNSQSPVPMGTAQGDPGEAGMLSAPDAGIRDTGSATQQKAKPKYVRKIKALVIDLGSQYCKCGYAGEPRPTYFISSTVGKRHSEAADVGDARKETYVGHELLNMEAPLKLVNPLKCGIVVDWDCVQNIWEYIFHTAMKIPPQEYAVLVSDPPLSPSSNREKYAELMFETFGIPAMHVASQPLLSIYSYGKTTGLVVESGHGVSHVVPISEGNLLPGLTGRVDYAGSDLTNYLLQLLNEAGHTFTDDHLHIIEHIKKTCCYSALLPEKELGLCLEELRVDYELPDGQLITIGRERVQCAEMLFKPTLVGSTQPGLSALTATCLGCCQGAGFKEEMASNVLLCGGCTMLDGFPERFQREMSLLCPGNTPTVAAAPERKTSVWTGGSILASLQAFQQLWVSKEEFEERGSVAIYTKC; encoded by the coding sequence ATGGCTACGAGGAACAGCCAGAGTCCCGTGCCCATGGGCACAGCTCAGGGTGACCCTGGAGAGGCAGGAATGCTGTCAGCTCCCGATGCTGGCATTCGGGACACAGGTTCAGCCACTCAGCAGAAGGCGAAGCCCAAGTACGTGCGCAAGATCAAGGCGCTCGTTATCGACCTGGGCTCGCAGTACTGCAAGTGTGGCTACGCAGGAGAGCCGCGGCCCACCTACTTCATCTCCTCCACGGTGGGCAAGCGCCACTCTGAGGCGGCTGATGTGGGCGATGCCCGCAAGGAAACCTACGTGGGCCACGAGCTGCTCAACATGGAAGCACCTCTGAAGCTGGTTAACCCTCTAAAATGCGGCATTGTGGTGGACTGGGACTGTGTCCAGAACATCTGGGAGTACATATTCCACACGGCCATGAAGATCCCCCCCCAGGAGTACGCTGTGCTGGTGTCGGATCCCCCGCTCAGTCCCAGTAGTAACCGGGAGAAGTATGCGGAGCTCATGTTCGAGACCTTCGGCATCCCAGCCATGCACGTGGCGTCCCAGCCGCTGCTGTCCATCTACTCCTATGGCAAGACCACGGGGCTGGTGGTGGAGAGCGGGCACGGCGTCTCACACGTGGTCCCCATCTCAGAGGGCAACCTGCTGCCAGGCCTGACTGGCCGCGTCGACTATGCCGGGAGCGACCTCACCAACTACCTGCTGCAGCTGCTCAACGAGGCCGGCCACACGTTCACTGACGACCACCTGCACATCATCGAGCACATCAAGAAGACCTGCTGCTACTCAGCCTTGCTGCCCGAGAAGGAGCTCGGTCTGTGCCTGGAGGAGCTGCGCGTGGACTACGAGCTCCCAGATGGCCAGCTCATCACCATTGGCCGTGAGCGTGTGCAGTGTGCTGAGATGCTCTTCAAGCCCACCCTGGTGGGCAGCACCCAGCCTGGCCTCTCTGCGCTCACAGCCACTTGCCTGGGCTGCTGCCAAGGGGCAGGCTTCAAGGAGGAGATGGCCTCCAATGTGCTGCTGTGTGGCGGCTGCACCATGCTGGATGGGTTCCCTGAGCGCTTCCAGAGGGAGATGAGCCTCCTGTGTCCTGGCAACACCCCCACTGTGGCTGCTGCACCTGAGAGGAAGACGTCCGTGTGGACAGGAGGCTCCATCCTGGCATCCCTGCAGGCGTTCCAGCAGCTCTGGGTCAGCAAGGAAGAGTTTGAGGAGCGGGGCAGTGTGGCCATCTACACCAAGTGCTGA